A single window of Granulibacter bethesdensis DNA harbors:
- a CDS encoding sigma-70 family RNA polymerase sigma factor: MATLLPELRGYARFLARDRHAADDLVQDAVLRALGALDQFQPDTSLRAWIFTILRNVFYEQARHLRTERRVLEDVGQAGESMGVAFHITEQDQRQDLKDIEKLIWSLSPLLREALMLIGAHGMEYEEAARICGVSAGAMKVRVSRARRILSQAAEYGVNDDN, translated from the coding sequence ATAGCAACTTTGCTGCCGGAGTTGCGTGGCTATGCGCGTTTTCTGGCCAGGGACCGTCATGCCGCGGATGATCTGGTGCAGGATGCCGTTCTGCGGGCGCTGGGTGCGCTTGACCAGTTTCAGCCTGATACCAGCCTGAGAGCATGGATTTTCACTATTCTGCGGAATGTTTTTTACGAGCAGGCACGCCACCTCAGGACAGAGCGCAGGGTGCTGGAAGATGTAGGGCAGGCTGGAGAGAGCATGGGCGTTGCCTTCCATATAACGGAACAGGATCAGCGTCAGGATCTGAAAGATATCGAAAAGCTGATCTGGTCTTTATCCCCACTGCTGCGGGAAGCATTGATGCTGATCGGGGCACATGGAATGGAGTATGAGGAGGCCGCCAGAATCTGTGGGGTTTCGGCCGGGGCCATGAAGGTCCGCGTCTCTCGTGCCCGGCGGATTTTGAGCCAGGCGGCAGAATATGGGGTCAATGATGATAATTAA
- a CDS encoding sigma-70 family RNA polymerase sigma factor: MATESFHDQVIAILPKLRVQALFLTRNRAVAEDLVQDAVCNALSASESFVPGTNFAAWMHRILRNRFISNLRKRRDITDIDDVPASFFATDAAHEDRLALKELGKAMERLPVDQREALVMVVIHGMSYEDLAEATGCAVGTAKSRVFRARRQLEAWLMGEDRSEAGRDGKVSRIATKKTATGHHDSRGLQAQ, encoded by the coding sequence ATGGCGACCGAGAGCTTCCACGATCAGGTGATAGCTATTCTGCCGAAACTGCGGGTTCAGGCACTGTTTCTGACCAGGAATCGGGCAGTGGCTGAGGATTTGGTGCAGGATGCGGTTTGTAATGCACTGTCCGCCAGCGAGAGCTTCGTTCCAGGCACCAACTTTGCAGCCTGGATGCATCGAATCTTGCGCAACCGATTTATTTCCAACCTCCGCAAACGCCGCGATATCACTGATATTGATGACGTGCCGGCATCATTTTTTGCAACAGACGCAGCCCATGAGGACCGTCTGGCGCTGAAGGAACTTGGCAAGGCAATGGAGCGCCTTCCGGTTGATCAGCGTGAGGCGCTCGTCATGGTCGTCATCCACGGTATGAGCTATGAGGACCTCGCCGAGGCAACCGGTTGCGCTGTGGGGACCGCTAAAAGCCGCGTTTTCCGGGCGCGCCGTCAACTGGAGGCCTGGCTGATGGGTGAAGACCGCTCCGAAGCCGGCCGCGACGGGAAAGTATCCCGTATTGCGACGAAAAAGACGGCTACCGGACACCATGATTCGCGTGGTTTACAGGCACAATGA
- a CDS encoding sensor histidine kinase yields the protein MGLVLLAVAPVFVRAVSVEWSNYRHSSYHAELTALDTVTEYQHSFLRQINGTQEVLKTLSPAVLEFVQHDIACSTLLETVQALKKGSILWLAVFQPGQGNLCDSVTEDQPAPSQTLLDGMIKDESLPAYEEKNFPQNAPEWHVIMRYALSGQNVGPWLLSDMHLHIAPRFADAHVWLINKGKWAAGDTENGLPRSVPLLSLHDRQNTVFSDMSWSGERSAYGYVALTDQTGFLLGLSEGRSHFAAYRVFISRVGEFLLLVLCGLLAVWIATDLSVTRPLRRFTHRVMQWRTMDIEDVSKDLPLPSELRALSDTFDQAVIAVRQRENELTTVHKQQELLMMEIHHRVKNNLQIIASLLNLQSSRIRLPQAKAEFQSARDRVRALATLHRHLYTQGELQAINMRSFLNELCEQLFQAFGEVPGERIILHIEAPEVRMTSDQAVPLALIVTEVVSNAVKYAFPDQRKGSVLVRLTVENDDVCLVIQDDGVGLNTAPIKVEADMRDGLGRQLIKGFSRQLGAALDVSGEDGTRYELRVRLRNHGRRHSALEEADLAVEDDES from the coding sequence ATGGGGCTTGTCCTGCTCGCTGTTGCTCCTGTTTTTGTCCGTGCGGTCTCTGTTGAATGGTCGAATTACCGGCATTCTTCTTATCATGCTGAATTAACCGCCCTGGATACTGTCACCGAATATCAGCACTCTTTTCTTCGCCAGATAAACGGCACGCAGGAGGTTCTGAAAACCTTGTCTCCCGCCGTGCTGGAGTTCGTGCAGCACGATATTGCCTGCTCTACCTTGCTTGAGACCGTCCAAGCCTTGAAAAAAGGAAGCATTCTCTGGCTGGCTGTTTTTCAGCCGGGTCAGGGTAATTTGTGTGACAGTGTCACAGAAGATCAGCCGGCTCCGTCACAGACCCTGCTTGATGGGATGATCAAAGATGAGTCTCTGCCGGCTTATGAGGAAAAAAATTTCCCGCAGAATGCGCCCGAATGGCATGTCATCATGCGGTATGCTCTTTCCGGCCAGAATGTTGGTCCATGGCTTTTGAGCGATATGCATTTGCACATTGCTCCCAGATTTGCAGATGCCCATGTCTGGTTGATCAACAAAGGAAAATGGGCGGCAGGGGACACTGAAAATGGTCTTCCCCGATCTGTGCCTCTGCTATCGTTGCATGACAGACAGAACACAGTCTTTTCCGATATGTCATGGAGCGGAGAACGCTCTGCATACGGATATGTTGCATTAACAGATCAAACTGGTTTTCTGCTTGGTCTGTCAGAGGGGAGAAGTCATTTCGCCGCCTACCGGGTTTTCATATCACGGGTGGGAGAATTTCTGCTGCTGGTGCTGTGTGGTCTGCTGGCTGTCTGGATCGCCACCGATCTGAGCGTTACCAGACCCTTGCGACGGTTCACGCATCGTGTGATGCAGTGGCGCACCATGGATATCGAGGATGTCAGCAAAGATCTTCCGCTGCCTTCTGAGCTCCGTGCCTTGTCTGACACATTTGATCAGGCGGTTATTGCCGTCAGACAAAGGGAAAATGAGCTGACCACAGTTCATAAGCAGCAAGAATTGCTGATGATGGAAATTCATCATCGGGTCAAAAATAACCTTCAAATCATTGCCTCCCTGCTTAATCTCCAGTCATCCCGCATTCGCCTGCCTCAGGCGAAGGCGGAGTTTCAATCGGCGCGTGATCGCGTACGGGCGCTCGCGACGTTACATCGGCATCTTTATACGCAGGGAGAATTACAGGCGATCAATATGCGCAGCTTCCTGAATGAGTTGTGTGAGCAGCTGTTTCAGGCATTCGGGGAAGTGCCGGGTGAGCGCATCATCCTGCATATCGAGGCGCCGGAAGTGCGTATGACCAGTGATCAGGCTGTGCCTCTGGCCCTGATTGTCACTGAAGTTGTCAGCAATGCCGTCAAATATGCTTTTCCTGACCAGCGGAAAGGGAGCGTTCTGGTGCGTCTGACAGTCGAGAATGACGATGTCTGTCTGGTCATTCAGGATGATGGGGTCGGCCTCAACACTGCGCCCATCAAAGTGGAGGCAGATATGCGTGATGGGTTGGGGCGACAGTTGATAAAGGGCTTTTCCCGTCAGCTTGGTGCTGCTCTGGATGTCTCAGGAGAGGACGGCACACGCTACGAGTTGCGGGTCAGGCTACGCAATCACGGGCGCAGGCACTCTGCCTTGGAGGAGGCTGATCTAGCGGTAGAGGATGATGAGAGCTAA
- the panC gene encoding pantoate--beta-alanine ligase, producing the protein MHLARTLPALQQAVHELRHAGKRIAFVPTMGALHEGHQSLLRAAIAQDYAVVTSVFVNPTQFGPSEDLARYPRDEKGDIAILERTGCSIAWLPDVDTMYPPGDATGFVMGGPALGWEGARRPGHFNGVAQVVTKLFGQVRPDAAFFGEKDWQQLQVIRRLTADLLLPVAIHGVPTQREDDGLAMSSRNRFLSPEERAIAPLLFRTLLKAGHDLSSSHGAEEVCQNAIAALNGQGFEVDYFALIEGSSLSSIAILPEGDDWRLITAARLGSVRLLDNLGQAELARFRA; encoded by the coding sequence ATGCATCTTGCCCGCACCCTGCCCGCCTTGCAGCAGGCTGTCCATGAGTTGCGCCATGCCGGAAAGCGCATCGCCTTCGTGCCCACCATGGGTGCGCTCCATGAAGGCCATCAATCACTGCTCCGGGCCGCAATCGCGCAGGATTATGCCGTCGTTACATCCGTCTTTGTAAATCCGACACAGTTCGGGCCATCAGAGGATCTGGCACGCTATCCGCGCGATGAGAAAGGCGATATCGCCATACTCGAACGCACGGGCTGCTCCATTGCCTGGCTGCCGGATGTGGACACCATGTACCCGCCCGGAGATGCGACCGGCTTTGTCATGGGCGGTCCTGCTTTGGGATGGGAAGGCGCCAGACGTCCCGGTCATTTCAACGGGGTCGCGCAGGTTGTCACGAAGCTGTTTGGGCAGGTGCGCCCGGACGCCGCTTTTTTCGGCGAAAAAGACTGGCAGCAATTACAGGTGATCCGTCGCCTGACGGCTGATCTTCTGCTGCCGGTTGCAATCCATGGCGTGCCGACACAGCGGGAAGATGACGGGCTGGCCATGTCATCGCGCAATCGCTTTCTCTCTCCTGAGGAACGCGCAATTGCCCCCTTGCTGTTCAGGACATTGTTGAAGGCCGGGCATGATTTATCCTCCTCCCATGGAGCAGAGGAAGTCTGCCAGAACGCAATTGCGGCGTTGAACGGACAGGGCTTCGAGGTCGATTATTTTGCGCTGATTGAGGGAAGCTCCCTCTCTTCCATCGCCATTTTGCCGGAGGGAGATGACTGGCGGCTGATCACCGCTGCGCGTCTTGGCTCCGTCCGTTTGCTGGACAATCTCGGTCAGGCTGAGCTGGCGCGCTTCAGGGCTTAG
- a CDS encoding tyrosine-protein phosphatase, giving the protein MYAHQQVGTLPRQVSVEAAHNFRDLGGWSTRLGGKVRFGRIFRSAAIPADQDNIAPEIAALNLKAVCDFRSESESAVSDSVFTHLPGVTVHRLPITPAVGGSIIELLTRGAQTGEDISHLLRRAYIAYALEWGPSYRGMFDLLLQNDIPLLLHCSIGKDRTGFGAALILRAVGVRWDDILEDYLATNQLWEPDQQLLDRVPRHARATLLNAHEEMLHAAFEAIRLEYGSIERYFERALGLTALSREKLCDLLVS; this is encoded by the coding sequence ATGTACGCACATCAACAGGTCGGCACACTTCCGCGTCAGGTAAGCGTGGAAGCAGCCCATAATTTTCGCGATCTGGGAGGATGGTCGACCCGTCTGGGCGGGAAGGTCCGTTTCGGACGCATATTCCGCTCCGCCGCCATTCCCGCGGATCAGGACAATATTGCCCCCGAGATCGCGGCACTGAACCTGAAGGCCGTCTGCGACTTCCGCAGCGAGAGTGAAAGCGCGGTGTCCGATTCGGTTTTTACGCACCTCCCAGGCGTTACCGTTCACCGTCTGCCCATCACACCGGCCGTCGGCGGCTCCATTATCGAGCTGCTGACGCGCGGGGCACAGACAGGCGAGGATATCAGCCACCTTCTGCGCCGGGCCTATATCGCCTACGCGCTGGAATGGGGACCGAGCTATCGCGGCATGTTCGACCTGCTGTTGCAGAATGATATTCCCCTGCTGCTTCACTGCAGCATCGGCAAGGACCGCACTGGCTTCGGCGCTGCGCTGATCCTGCGCGCAGTCGGGGTCCGCTGGGATGATATTCTGGAAGATTACCTCGCCACCAACCAGCTATGGGAGCCGGACCAGCAATTACTGGACCGTGTTCCACGCCATGCCCGCGCCACCCTCCTCAACGCCCATGAAGAGATGCTGCACGCAGCTTTCGAGGCCATTCGTCTGGAATATGGCTCTATCGAGCGATATTTCGAGCGTGCGCTGGGCCTGACCGCCCTGAGCCGCGAAAAACTCTGCGATCTTCTGGTTTCCTGA